Proteins found in one Lepisosteus oculatus isolate fLepOcu1 chromosome 22, fLepOcu1.hap2, whole genome shotgun sequence genomic segment:
- the p2rx2 gene encoding P2X purinoceptor 2, producing MGLKELIKDFYVGFWDYETPKIMVVKNQTLGIIYRIVQFLVITYFIWYVFISQKAYQESETRPESSIYTKMKGVALVGDTVQDVVEYVRPSEGGDVISSILRREITIEQRQGVCAEHYSVPGANCTTDSDCIEEDADMDGNGKRTGRCVPYYNHTFKTCEIKTWCPIEEFAAVREPPLEEAINFTVYIKNTIHFPKFRVLKGNVKPNQKRYLERCTYNEVKDIYCPIFRLGYIAEQARVKFSELLETGAVIGVFINWKCDLDLDPSECIPKYAFRRLDIRKDPLIRGYNYRFAKFYSRNGSEFRTLIKAYGIRLDVIVHGEAGKFSIIPTIINMVTALTSVGICSFLCDWILLTFIDKNEVYSEKKFDEVTNETSHNTVTEVTTMSQGSTHTDLSDSVAL from the exons ATGGGATTAAAGGAGCTCATTAAGGACTTTTATGTTGGATTCTGGGATTATGAGACTCCGAAGATAATGGTGGTGAAAAACCAAACTCTCGGAATCATTTACAGAATTGTGCAGTTCCTGGTAATCACCTACTTCATATG GTATGTGTTCATCAGTCAGAAGGCCTACCAAGAGAGTGAGACGCGCCCAGAGAGCTCCATCTACACCAAGATGAAGGGGGTCGCCCTGGTGGGGGACACTGTGCAGGATGTGGTGGAGTACGTCAGGCCGTCGGAG GGCGGTGATGTCATCAGCTCTATCCTACGGAGAGAGATCACGATTGAGCAGAGGCAGGGTGTGTGTGCAGAG CATTACTCAGTCCCAGGTGCTAACTGTACAACTGACAGCGACTGCATTGAGGAGGATGCTGATATGGATGGCAATG GAAAAAGGACAGGCCGTTGCGTGCCATACTACAACCACACCTTCAAGACCTGCGAGATCAAGACGTGGTGCCCTATCGAGGAATTTGCTGCTGTCAG GGAGCCCCCATTGGAGGAAGCAATCAACTTCACTGTCTACATCAAGAACACCATCCACTTTCCCAAATTCAGAGTGCTTAA AGGAAACGTCAAACCCAATCAAAAGAGGTATCTGGAACGCTGCACATACAATGAAGTCAAAGACATCTACTGTCCAATCTTCAGGCTGGGCTACATTGCTGAGCAGGCCAGGGTGAAGTTCAGCGAGTTGTTGGAGACT GGAGCTGTGATCGGGGTCTTCATTAACTGGAAGTGTGATCTGGACCTGGACCCCTCGGAGTGTATCCCGAAGTATGCTTTCCGGCGGCTGGACATCCGCAAGGACCCTTTAATCCGTGGCTACAACTACAG GTTCGCCAAGTTCTACAGCAGGAACGGCAGCGAGTTCAGGACTCTGATCAAAGCTTATGGGATAAGACTTGATGTTATCGTCCATGGGGAG GCTGGGAAGTTCAGCATCATCCCCACAATTATCAACATGGTGACCGCCTTGACATCTGTGGGAATA TGTTCCTTCCTCTGTGACTGGATTCTGCTGACATTCATTGACAAGAATGAGGTCTACAGTGAGAAGAAGTTTGACGAG GTCACCAACGAAACCTCCCATAACACAGTGACTGAGGTAACTACAATGAGCCAGGGCTCCACCCACACAGACCTGTCTGACAGCGTTGCTCTCTGA